A genomic segment from Candidatus Krumholzibacteriia bacterium encodes:
- the lipB gene encoding lipoyl(octanoyl) transferase LipB yields MAEAHGQNLLDVRRPGRVAYAEGLRLQDELVVARQQGEGRDTLVLLEHPRVLTLGRNSHAENVLLDEAQLRARGFEVFEVGRGGDVTYHGPGQLVGYPILRLDGDERDAHGHLRRIEQVLIDTLADFGIEGFRHPPHTGVWVRDEGVERKIAAIGVRLSKWVSSHGFALNVNVDLDDFDVIVPCGIRDLGVTSMQRVLGRDVGLDSVADRVVEHFPRVFGRVLVDGAPTPGKAVV; encoded by the coding sequence TTGCGTCTGCAGGACGAACTCGTCGTCGCACGGCAGCAGGGCGAGGGCCGTGACACCCTCGTCCTGCTCGAACACCCCCGCGTGCTCACCCTGGGCCGCAATTCCCACGCCGAGAACGTCCTCCTGGACGAGGCGCAGCTCCGCGCGCGCGGCTTCGAGGTCTTCGAGGTCGGCCGCGGCGGCGACGTCACCTACCACGGACCGGGACAGCTGGTCGGCTACCCGATCCTGCGCCTCGACGGCGACGAGCGCGACGCCCACGGCCACCTGCGCCGCATCGAGCAGGTGCTGATCGACACCCTCGCCGACTTCGGCATCGAGGGGTTCCGCCACCCACCGCACACCGGCGTGTGGGTGCGCGACGAAGGCGTGGAACGAAAGATCGCGGCCATCGGCGTGCGCCTGTCGAAGTGGGTGAGCAGCCACGGCTTCGCGCTGAACGTGAACGTGGATCTCGATGACTTCGACGTCATCGTCCCGTGCGGGATCCGCGACCTCGGCGTGACCTCGATGCAACGAGTGCTCGGACGCGACGTCGGCCTCGACAGCGTGGCCGATCGTGTGGTCGAGCACTTCCCCCGCGTCTTCGGGCGCGTCCTCGTCGACGGCGCCCCCACCCCCGGAAAGGCGGTCGTGTGA